AATGTTTATTCTCAAATCGCCGATAGAAGATGAGGATAAAGAGAAGGTTCTAACCGGAATAAGAAATATAATTTTCTCAGCCCAAGGAGAGGTAAAAACGCTAGATTCCTGGGGATCGAAAAAGTTGGCTTATCCGGTTAAACGCGAGACAAAAGGGGAGTATTATCTGCTTAATTTTCTGGCCCCACCAAAAACGATTAAGGGCATGAGTCAATATCTAAAACTTAATGACTATGTTCTTAAATATATGACCACTAAAAAAGAGGTGGCCAAGTCGGGATCACCTGGAGAGAAAAAAACTCAGGAAGTGGAAGAAGAACTGAAGGAGGCGTCAAAGTAAATGGCTAGTTTTAACAAAGTAATCTTGATGGGGAATTTGACTCATGATCCTGAAATACGCTATACCCCAAGCGGATTGGGCGTAGCAACTTTCAGGATAGCTATGAATAGGTATTATACCACACAAGCTGGTGAAAAAAAGGAAGAAGCTACTTTTATCAGGATAACGGTTTGGGGAAGACAGGGAGAAAACTGTCATCAGTATCTATCCAAAGGAAGAGGTGTGTTGGTAGAAGGAAGACTTAGCCAAAGGATGTGGGAAACCCCGGAGGGAGAAAAGCGGAGCACCATAGAAGTAGTCGCTCAAAATGTTCAATTTCTACCGAGAACCGGTTCCGGCGCCGGCGGGGGGGAAGCCCCTTTTGCTTACAATTTTACTTCTCCGGAAGAGTCATACCAGGAGCCAAAGGATATCAATGAGGAGTCTTTTCTCTTTCCTTCAAACGAGGTGAGCGAAAAGAACCCCTTCTAACATAGAGAGTTGAGATAGAGATAGGTTGGAACTATGAAAAAACCCTTAAAAAAACCAAGAAGACCAGCGGCTTTCTCGCAGGAAGCTCCGAAACGACGCTCTTGTCGTTTTTGTGCCGATAAGGTTAAGAAATTAGATTATAAAGATATTTCTGCTTTAAGGAGGTTTATTTCGGAGCGCGGGAAGATACTCCCCCGCCGGATTACAAGGATCTGCGATAAACATCAACGCCTTGTAACCAGAGCCATCAAACAAGCCAGAAATATTGCCCTTCTTC
This DNA window, taken from bacterium, encodes the following:
- the rpsF gene encoding 30S ribosomal protein S6, with protein sequence MNTYETMFILKSPIEDEDKEKVLTGIRNIIFSAQGEVKTLDSWGSKKLAYPVKRETKGEYYLLNFLAPPKTIKGMSQYLKLNDYVLKYMTTKKEVAKSGSPGEKKTQEVEEELKEASK
- the rpsR gene encoding 30S ribosomal protein S18; translation: MKKPLKKPRRPAAFSQEAPKRRSCRFCADKVKKLDYKDISALRRFISERGKILPRRITRICDKHQRLVTRAIKQARNIALLPFTVE
- a CDS encoding single-stranded DNA-binding protein, with translation MASFNKVILMGNLTHDPEIRYTPSGLGVATFRIAMNRYYTTQAGEKKEEATFIRITVWGRQGENCHQYLSKGRGVLVEGRLSQRMWETPEGEKRSTIEVVAQNVQFLPRTGSGAGGGEAPFAYNFTSPEESYQEPKDINEESFLFPSNEVSEKNPF